A region from the Benincasa hispida cultivar B227 chromosome 10, ASM972705v1, whole genome shotgun sequence genome encodes:
- the LOC120088054 gene encoding protein ALTERED PHOSPHATE STARVATION RESPONSE 1-like: MGCATSKLDDLPAVSLCRERCAFLNEAIQFRQAFAQAHTTYILSLQGVGKSLHNFIEPGYDYSDPSSSSKLKLPPQRKGDPDLEPSNSPLHRLSHSNSGSHLQLHSDSDDDSSSFHHSDHSSSLHQTHDDFFDYPDGNRGGGYVQINYMKNKAMPSVVHQQVPVSSERVYHMGESSSSSANYLHPYSNNGYPNYGGGYGGVYGGGYGGVYYGSSPPPAYGGMSNMLPPASSSKPPPPPPSPPRVSTWDLFNFFETPAMTNYYGGYTPGRDPREVREEEGIPELEDVRYHQPEVVKKVYGEQKFAEDGGEKHSKAMADDQLKIMNKKNVAEGFAVDDAVQYELGVVDKKVVEKDKKLEDHGKGAPAIAATLKGAGVGSRDIYEVVREIEVLFKKASEFGDEIAKMLEMGQLPHQRKHAFLARPPATRRRAKSSARAGVAEVVFVEDMGMRSGNLSSTLKKLYMWEKKLYNEVKGEEKMRMTHDKKRRQLKRLHERGAEAQKVEATQTSINTLATNLKIAIQVVDKISETINKIRDEELWPQVNELIQGLTRMWKGMLECHHAQFQAIKESRGLGHIRSGGKPSDVDLRVTLQLDHELISWTTSFSSWISAQKNFVRSLNNWLLKCLLYEPEESADGIVPFSPSRIGAPPIFVICNQWSQGLDRFSEKKVIDSMHVFAKSVLQIWEHDKQEVRQTMITNKDLERKVKKIDRDDQKLQKKIQALDKKLILVTEHVHGAGSSNSRSLQADLQFIFEALESFASDSMKAYEDLLQRSAEEIAKTRA, translated from the exons ATGGGTTGTGCCACTTCTAAGCTCGACGATCTTCCTGCGGTTTCGCTCTGTCGTGAGCGTTGCGCTTTTCTTAACGAAGCCATTCAGTTTCGGCAAGCGTTCGCTCAGGCTCACACCACTTATATTCTCTCTCTTCAAGGGGTTGGCAAATCTTTGCACAATTTTATTGAACCGGGTTATGATTATTCCGACCCCTCTTCTTCGTCTAAGCTCAAGCTTCCTCCTCAGAGAAAGGGCGATCCTGATCTTGAACCTTCTAATTCTCCTCTTCATCGTTTATCTCACTCCAATTCCGGTTCCCATCTTCAATTACACTCCGATTCCGACGACGATTCCAGTTCCTTTCACCATTCCGACCACTCTTCGTCTTTGCACCAAACCCACGACGATTTTTTTGACTACCCAGATGGGAATCGCGGTGGTGGATATGTGCAGATCAATTATATGAAGAACAAAGCGATGCCGTCGGTGGTGCATCAGCAGGTGCCAGTTAGTTCAGAGAGGGTTTATCATATGGgtgaatcttcttcttcctctgctAATTATCTTCATCCTTATTCGAATAATGGGTATCCAAATTATGGCGGTGGTTATGGCGGTGTTTATGGCGGTGGTTATGGCGGTGTGTATTATGGTTCTTCGCCGCCTCCCGCTTATGGGGGTATGTCGAATATGCTACCTCCGGCTTCTTCCTCAAAGCCGCCACCGCCGCCTCCCTCTCCGCCGAGAGTCTCTACCTGGGATTTATTTAACTTCTTTGAGACTCCGGCGATGACGAACTACTATGGCGGCTACACGCCGGGCAGGGATCCAAGGGAAGTGAGAGAGGAAGAGGGAATTCCCGAATTGGAAGATGTACGATATCACCAACCCGAGGTTGTGAAGAAGGTCTACGGTGAGCAGAAGTTCGCCGAGGACGGCGGCGAGAAGCACTCAAAGGCGATGGCGGACGACCAATTGAAGATAATGAACAAGAAGAACGTCGCCGAGGGCTTCGCGGTTGATGACGCTGTGCAATATGAGTTGGGAGTTGTTGATAAGAAGGTTGTGGAGAAGGATAAAAAACTAGAGGACCATGGAAAAGGAGCTCCTGCTATTGCTGCAACATTGAAAGGGGCAGGAGTTGGTTCAAGGGATATTTATGAGGTGGTTAGAGAAATTGAAGTTTTGTTCAAGAAAGCCTCAGagtttggagatgaaattgCCAAAATGTTGGAGATGGGGCAGCTTCCTCATCAGCGTAAACATG CATTCTTGGCTCGACCTCCCGCTACACGGAGGAGGGCAAAGTCCTCTGCGAGAGCTGGCGTTGCTGAAGTTGTTTTTGTTGAGGATATGGGAATGAGATCTGGAAATCTTTCATCTACCTTGAAGAAGTTGTATATGTGGGAGAAGAAACTTTATAATGAAGTGAAG GGAGAGGAAAAGATGCGAATGACCCATGACAAGAAGCGCCGCCAGCTAAAACGTTTGCACGAGAGGGGTGCTGAGGCCCAGAAAGTTGAGGCCACTCAGACGTCCATAAATACCTTGGCAACGAACTTAAAAATTGCAATTCAGGTTGTTGACAAGATTTCTGAGACAATAAACAAGATTAGGGATGAAGAGCTCTGGCCACAAGTGAATGAACTGATCCAGGG GTTAACTAGGATGTGGAAAGGTATGCTGGAATGCCATCATGCTCAGTTTCAAGCGATTAAAGAATCGCGTGGTTTAGGCCATATTAGATCTGGTGGAAAGCCTAGTGATGTCGATCTTCGAGTGACACTACAACTTGATCACGAGCTCATTAGCTGGACAACTAGTTTCTCGAGTTGGATAAGTGCCCAGAAAAATTTTGTGAGATCCTTGAATAATTGGCTTCTGAAATGTCTCCTGTATGAGCCTGAAGAATCAGCAGATGGAATCGTTCCTTTCTCACCCAGCAGAATTGGTGCACCACCCATTTTTGTAATCTGCAATCAATGGTCACAAGGTCTGGACAGATTCTCTGAGAAGAAGGTAATTGATTCTATGCATGTTTTTGCTAAGAGCGTGCTTCAAATATGGGAGCATGATAAGCAAGAAGTGCGTCAAACAATGATAACGAACAAGGATCTCGAAAGGAAAGTGAAAAAAATCGACAGAGATGACCAAAAGTTGCAAAAAAAGATTCAGGCATTAGACAAGAAACTGATTCTAGTAACTGAACATGTGCATGGAGCTGGCAGTAGCAATAGCCGCAGCCTGCAGGCAGATCTGCAATTCATTTTCGAGGCCCTCGAGAGCTTTGCATCAGACTCCATGAAAGCATACGAAGATCTTTTGCAACGAAGCGCCGAAGAAATTGCCAAGACAAGAGCATGA